In Colletotrichum higginsianum IMI 349063 chromosome 3, whole genome shotgun sequence, a genomic segment contains:
- a CDS encoding Suppressor of mek1, whose translation MMAQPVPHHATDKKRVKVYELRNNDWFDRGTGFCTAAFMQTEEGQPRDPRVIVESEDHPDRLLLETKICKEDGFQKQQGKLRVATASGADRLTYGTETLIVWTEPSNGIDMALSFQEADGCALIWKFVNSVQQTFQGGMAGADADDSLSDDLAMEMPSAISLPPAEIGNLPEIETSMRMMSQTVNGREALCKCITQEGYIRKLIPLVEMAEDLESLPDLHRLCNIMKTVILLNDTQLIEHVVSDECVLGVVGALEYDPDFPSHKANHRHWLDNQGRYKEVVPIEDDNIRRKIHQTYRLQYLKDVVLARILDDPTFSVLNSLIFFNQVDIVQHLQGNGGFLNELFSIFKATQPDQMRKKEAVLFIQQCCAIAKNLQPQARQTLYNNFLSHGLLQVINFGLRHPDVSVRVGATDVLVSLIDHDPHMIRGTIYRQLHDGQPPLTDSLIDLLLVEVDLGVKSQISDALKVLLDQGPPIQSQEAFAKANGEFSGRRPQAAENPQHELFLSQFYSTSAQRLFRPLIDLQGRTDMTFPVQQASMFTYLIEILCFFIRQHVNRSKFFVLHQDLLRRIAQLFACPEKYLRLVAIRFFRNLAGMQDNFYDKHMMEHGILEPLLDMVFRSMPRDNLLSSACVEFFGFITQQEHRKEINKFLVQNYRERLVDLSYMDTFRNIIVVFDQTQGHTIDFYTETEEDHARRAANPNQRMTEHIAIDQAEEDYFNTSDDEDGPESRAFDKVQPANGSAASTPASKPLVDYPSDEEVDENADPEMLPTSDDKRDGTDGASDTSSESSSVAPPERLSEKRRREEDDDDELGKLMQNKRRNSSSAGSNASMTSSMVRRKKTFADRSNTTTPKKIAISISPSVKTAGTARSDDES comes from the exons ATGATGGCACAACCCGTGCCTCATCATGCGACGGACAAGAAACGCGTCAAGGTCTATGAGTTGCGCAACAATGACTGGTTCGACCGAGGCACCGGCTTCTGCACCGCTGCCTTCATGCAG ACGGAGGAAGGCCAACCTCGAGACCCCAGAGTCATTGTCGAATCCGAAGACCACCCCGACCGGCTCCTACTAGAGACCAAGATCTGTAAGGAGGACGGGTTTCAGAAGCAACAAGGCAAGTTGCGCGTCGCTACCGCATCTGGCGCAGACCGACTGACCTACGGCACAGAGACTCTGATTGTCTGGACGGAACCCAGCAATGGCATTGATATGGCTTTATCCTTCCAGGAGGCGGATGGCTGTGCTTTGATCTG GAAATTCGTCAACAGTGTGCAGCAGACATTTCAAGGTGGAATGGCTGGCGCTG ACGCAGACGACAGCCTCTCTGACGATCTCGCCATGGAGATGCCCAGCGCAATCAGCCTCCCTCCCGCCGAGATAGGGAATCTACCCGAGATCGAAACCAGCATGCGTATGATGAGTCAGACCGTCAACGGACGAGAGGCACTTTGCAAGTGTATCACCCAAGAGGGCTACATTCGCAAGCTGATTCCCTTGGTTGAGATGGCCGAAGATCTTGAGAGCTTGCCCGACCTGCATCGCTTGTGCAACATCATGAAGACCGTCATCCTTCTCAACGATACTCAACTCATCGAGCACGTGGTATCCGACGAGTgcgttctcggcgtcgtgggTGCCCTCGAATACGATCCAGACTTCCCAAGTCACAAAGCGAATCACCGCCATTGGCTTGACAATCAAGGAAGGTACAAAGAGGTCGTCCCgatcgaggacgacaacaTCCGGAGGAAGATACACCAAACCTACCGACTCCAATACCTGAAGGATGTTGTCCTGGCACGGATATTGGACGACCCGACCTTCTCTGTGCTCAATTCTCTGATCTTTTTCAATCAAGTGGACATCGTTCAGCATTTGCAAGGAAACGGAGGGTTCCTCAACGAGCTCTTCAGCATTTTTAAGGCGACCCAACCGGATCAGATGCGGAAGAAGGAAGCCGTCCTCTTCATCCAACAATGCTGCGCCATCGCTAAGAACCTCCAGCCTCAAGCTCGCCAGACGCTCTATAATAATTTCCTCAGTCACGGTCTTCTCCAGGTCATCAACTTTGGACTTCGTCATCCCGACGTGAGTGTTCGGGTGGGCGCAACCGACGTACTGGTGTCTCTGATAGACCATGATCCGCACATGATTCGCGGCACCATTTACCGGCAGCTTCACGACGGTCAACCACCCTTGACAGATTCGCTCATTGACTTGCTCTTGGTAGAAGTCGACCTTGGCGTAAAGTCACAAATTTCGGATGCGCTAaaggtcctcctcgaccaggGACCTCCGATTCAGTCACAGGAGGCTTTTGCAAAAGCGAACGGGGAGTTTTCTGGCCGAAGACCACAAGCAGCGGAGAACCCTCAGCACGAATTGTTCCTTTCCCAATTTTACTCGACATCAGCACAGCGGCTCTTCCGGCCACTGATCGACCTTCAAGGTCGTACAGACATGACCTTCCCGGTGCAGCAAGCCTCAATGTTCACATATCTCATTGAGATCCTGTGCTTTTTTATCCGGCAGCATGTGAACCGCAGCAAGTTTTTCGTCCTACACCAAGATCTCCTGCGGCGAATCGCTCAGCTCTTCGCTTGCCCGGAAAAATACCTACGGCTCG TTGCCATTCGATTCTTCCGCAACTTGGCGGGCATGCAGGACAACTTTTACGATAAGCACATGATGGAGCATGGTATTCTGGAGCCTCTTCTCGACATGGTGTTTCGGTCCATGCCTCGGGACAATCTGCTGAGCTCGGCTTGCGTGGAGTTCTTCGGATTCATCACCCAACAAGAGCATAGAAAGGAGATCAACAAGTTCCTCGTCCAAAACTACCGGGAGCGACTGGTTGATTTAAGCTATATGGATACCTTCCGGAACATCATAGTGGTCTTTGATCAGACGCAAGGTCACACCATTGACTTCTACACGGAAACAGAAGAAGATCATGCTAGGCGAGCCGCCAATCCCAACCAGAGGATGACGGAACACATCGCCATTGACCAAGCCGAGGAGGACTACTTTAACACGTCAGACGATGAAGATGGTCCCGAAAGCAGAGCCTTTGACAAGGTGCAGCCGGCAAACGGCTCAGCGGCGTCAACACCAGCCTCAAAACCATTGGTCGATTATCCTTCGGACGAAGAGGTAGACGAGAATGCGGACCCCGAGATGTTGCCAACCTCCGATGACAAGCGCGATGGTACAGACGGTGCCTCTGACACTAGCAGTGAATCATCTTCAGTCGCACCCCCGGAACGACTCTCTGAAAAAAGGCGccgcgaagaagacgacgacgacgagcttggCAAATTGATGCAGAACAAACGCAGAAACAGCAGTTCTGCAGGCTCGAACGCATCGATGACGTCGAGCATGGTCAGGAGAAAGAAAACGTTTGCCGATCGGTCAAAtacgacgacgccgaagaagaTTGCCATCAGCATATCCCCGTCAGTGAAAACCGCCGGGACGGCAAGATCGGACGATGAATCCTAG
- a CDS encoding Aldo/keto reductase, translated as MSALPMAAPPKSPLARYRILSPTASVRVSPLCLGAMNFGDAWKGYMGTCDQKTVGEILDFFYEQGGNFIDTANNYQFEESEAWIGEWMKKRGVRDQMVIATKYTTNFQAGPNAPNIMANFTGNGSKSLHVSVEASLRKLQTNYIDLLYVHWWDYSTSIPEMMQSLNNLVIAGKVLYLGISDTPAWIVSKANEYARNHGLRQFSVYQGRWSAASRDFEREIIPMTKSEGMGLAPWGSLGGGAFKTEEQRNSQEGRKVQASEAQIKISQVLEKIANNKNTIITSVALAYVMQKAPYVFPIVGGRTLNHLKQNIEALALNLTDEDIKEIEGAVPFDMGFPHNFLWGDKVPSNPGEVWLLNMGGTFDYVPEPKAIAPREGGQ; from the exons ATGTCGGCCCTACCTATGGCGGCTCCCCCCAAGAGCCCTCTAGCTCGTTACCGCATTCTTTCCCCTACAGCCTCTGTCCGAGTAAGCCCATTGTGCCTGGGTGCCATGAACTTCGGCGATGCCTG GAAGGGGTACATGGGAACATGCGATCAGAAGACCGTTGGAGAGATTCTCGATTTCTTCTATGAGCAGGGTGGCAACTTCATCGATACCGCCAACAACTATCAATTTGAAGAGTCCGAAGCCTGGATCGGCGAatggatgaagaagagaggTGTTCGCGACCAGATGG TTATCGCGACCAAGTATACCACCAACTTCCAGGCTGGTCCCAACGCACCCAACATCATGGCCAATTTCACCGGCAACGGATCCAAAAGCTTGCATGTCTCTGTCGAGGCCAGCCTGCGCAAGTTGCAGACGAATTACATTGACCTG CTTTACGTGCACTGGTGGGACTACTCCACGTCCATTCCGGAAATGATGCAGTCTTTGAACAATCTCGTCATTGCCGGCAAAGTTCTGTATCTTGGGATCAGTGACACTCCAGCGTGGATTGTCAG CAAAGCAAACGAGTACGCCAGAAACCATGGACTTCGCCAATTCTCGGTCTATCAAGGCCGGTGGTCTGCTGCTTCGCGAGACTTCGAACGAGAGATTATCCCGATGACCAAGTCCGAGGGTATGGGCTTGGCACCCTGGGGTTCTCTTGGGGGCGGGGCCTTCAAGACGGAGGAGCAACGTAATTCTCAAGAGGGCCGCAAAGTCCAAGCAAGTGAAGCACAGATCAAGATCAGTCAGGTGTTGGAGAAGATTgccaacaacaagaacaccATCATTACTAGTGTTGCTCTGGCGTACGTCATGCAAAAGGCACCGTACGTCTTTCCCATAGTTGGCGGTCGCACTCTCAATCACCTGAAGCAGAATATCGAGGCACTTGCCTTGAATCTGACCGATGAGGATATCAAGGAGATCGAAGGGGCCGTTCCGTTCGACATGGGCTTCCCCCACAACTTCTTGTGGGGAGACAAGGTGCCGTCGAATCCCGGTGAAGTGTGGTTGTTGAACATGGGAGGAACCTTCGACTACGTTCCCGAGCCCAAGGCAATCGCACCCAGAGAGGGGGGACAGTAG
- a CDS encoding WD repeat domain-containing protein produces the protein MAPAFVLLGNPLPNANGFEASQFELAQPPSDAISSLAYAPDSPTRLLVSCWDKKIYLYDTHSGDEDAPGTLLQTIEFRAPVLDVTFGATDNEAYTACLDHCVYRVDLESGEKQVVAQHTAPARCVVYSTEHSLLISASWDQTLQIHNAKSPSDDNITVHLPGKPHALAVSPSKVVVAMTARLVNIYDLSQIPSLFSTPGPHDIKPWQQRESSLKFLTRAVSCMPNDAGYATSSIEGRVAVEWFEDSAESQARKYAFKCHRQAAPDGEGDIVYPVNAMAFHPVYGTFASGGGDGTVALWDAEAKRRMKQYQKFPDSVAALAFSKDGKYLAIGVCPGFETGMEDYSAEGKASVFIRELGETEAKGKGAK, from the exons ATGGCACCTG CTTTTGTACTGCTCGGCAACCCACTTCCGAATGCTAATGGCTTCGAAGCATCCCAATTCGAGCTGGCGCAACCGCCCAGCGACGCCATCTCCTCGCTGGCGTACGCACCCGATTCTCCCACGAGACTCCTGGTGTCATGCTGGGACAAGAAGATTTACCTCTACGACACACATAGTGGAGATGAGGATGCTCCGGGAACCCTCCTCCAGACGATCGAGTTCCGCGCCCCCGTGCTCGATGTGACTTTCGGCGCGACAGACAATGAAGCCTACACGGCTTGCTTGGACCACTGCGTATACAG GGTCGATCTGGAATCAGGAGAGAAGCAAGTAGTAGCTCAACACACCGCTCCCGCGCGTTGCGTAGTGTACAGCACAGAGCATT CCCTCCTCATCTCCGCCTCTTGGGACCAAACCCTTCAAATCCATAACGCAAAGTCGCCATCCGACGACAATATCACCGTCCATCTGCCCGGGAAGCCACACGCCCTGGCCGTCAGCCCCTCGAAGGTTGTCGTTGCCATGACCGCCCGCCTCGTTAACATCTACGACCTGAGCCAgatcccctccctcttctccacgCCAGGGCCCCACGACATCAAACCCTGGCAGCAGCGCGAGTCTTCTCTCAAGTTCCTCACCCGCGCTGTTTCTTGCATGCCCAACGATGCTGGCTAcgccaccagcagcatcgaGGGCCGTGTTGCCGTTGAGTGGTTCGAGGACTCGGCCGAGTCCCAGGCCCGCAAATATGCCTTCAAGTGCCATCGCCAAGCCGCcccggacggcgagggcgacatCGTCTACCCGGTCAATGCCATGGCTTTCCACCCTGTCTACGGCACGTTCGCTTcaggcggcggtgacggaACTGTTGCCCTCTGGGACGCCGAAGCCAAGCGTAGGATGAAGCAGTACCAGAAGTTCCCGGACAGCGTTGCGGCTCTGGCTTTCTCCAAAGATGGCAAATACCTTGCCATTGGTGTCTGCCCAGGTTTCGAGACCGGTATGGAGGACTACAGTGCCGAAGGCAAGGCAAGCGTTTTCATCCGCGAACTTGGCGAAACggaggccaagggcaagggcgcGAAATGA
- a CDS encoding Eukaryotic translation initiation factor 2 subunit alpha has protein sequence MAEPNYSHFRYFENKYPEIDEFVMVNVKQIAEMGAYVKLLEYDNIDGMILLSELSRRRIRSIQKLIRVGRNEVVVVLRVDKEKGYIDLSKRRVSPEDIIKCEERYNKGKMVHSIMRHVAEKTLTPIEQLYETIAWPLNKKYGHAIDAFKLSITNAEVWNDATFPSEAVSEELKSYIAKRLTPQPTKVRADVEVTCFGYEGIDAVKAALRTAESRNDDQTQVKVRLVSPPLYVLTSTCLDKQLGIARLEEAIVEIRTSIEAAGGSLVVKMEPKAVTESDDAELQALMEKRERENAEVSGDESVSESDDNPEV, from the exons ATGGCGGAACCGAACTACAGCCACTTTCGATACTTCGAAAACAAGTATCCTGAGATCGATGAGTTCGTCATGGTCAACGTCAAGCAG ATCGCCGAGATGGGCGCGTACGTCAAGCTGCTCGAGTACGACAACATTGACGGCATGATCCTGCTTTCCGAGCTGTCGAGACGTCGTATCAGAAGTATCCAGAAGCTTATCCGAGTGGGCCGCaacgaggtcgtcgtcgtgctccgtgtcgacaaggagaagggtTATATCGATCTCAGCAAGCGCCGTGTGTCGCCGGAGGATATCATCAAGTGCGAGGAGCGGTACAACAAGGGCAAGATGGTCCACTCCATCATGCGCCACGTCGCCGAGAAGACCCTCACCCCTATCGAGCAGCTGTACGAGACCATCGCATGGCCTCTCAACAAGAAGTACGGCCATGCGATCGACGCCTTCAAGCTGTCTATCAC GAACGCTGAGGTCTGGAACGACGCCACCTTCCCCAGCGAGGCCGTCTCGGAGGAGTTGAAGTCATATATCGCGAAGCGTCTTACTCCCCAGCCCACCAAGGTCcgtgccgacgtcgaggtgaCCTGCTTTGGGTATGAGGGCATCGACGCTGTCAAGGCCGCCCTGCGCACCGCCGAGTCGCGCAACGACGACCAGACCCAGGTTAAGGTCAGGCTCGTGTCCCCCCCATTGTACGTCCTGACCAGCACGTGCTTGGACAAGCAGCTGGGTATCGCCAgactcgaggaggccattgTCGAGATTCGGACCAGtatcgaggccgccggcggctcgCTCGTCGTCAAGATGGAGCCCAAGGCCGTCACGGAGAGCGATGACGCCGAGCTGCAGGCCCTTatggagaagagggagcgCGAGAACGCCGAGGTCAGCGGTGACGAGAGTGTCAGCGAGAGCGACGACAACCCGGAGGTCTAA
- a CDS encoding 3-alpha-(Or 20-beta)-hydroxysteroid dehydrogenase: protein MKGGGSIVNVGSITSTYASAGVAAYVACKRAGPGMVAEPRQYSAGQFGLSADTVPCTTKRIAEPWEIAALIACPLGDESGICYQGGMVC from the exons AtgaagggcggcggcagcatcgtcAACGTCGGCAGCATCACGAGTACTTACGCCTCGGCCGGGGTCGCCGCATATGTCGCCTGTAAGCGCGCGGGGCCGGGCATGGTTGCCGAACCGCGTCAATA TTCGGCGGGTCAGTTCGGGCTCAGCGCCGACACAGTGCCGTGTACAACCAAGCGCATTGCGGAGCCGTGGGAGATTGCCGCGTTGATTGCGTGTCCTCTTGGCGACGAGTCTGGAATTTGTTACCAAGGCGGCATGGTTTGTTGA